The genome window GAGCACCCTGAAGTCGGCGGCGACGGTGGCCGTGCCCATGACGACGCCGCTGCTAGGCTACGTGGAGCGCCTCAAGCCCCTGGACGACTGGGCGTGCTTGTGGCTGGACGCCGTGGAAAAGATGATGCCCGCCATCAACAAGCCCACGGGGGAGGTACgggtggggaggaggtggggcaGCGGGGCAGTTGGTGATGACGATGTGGTGTGGTTATGCAATGATGGTTTAGGGTTACAGGACAGCTATTATGACCCCAGACCTGGTTCAGTGGATTTTGGTGTAAGCAGTGCAGCACCCCGCGATTCAGGCTTAGATTGCTCAGCACTCGTTTACTTGATTACAAAGACAACCCATATTTCTGTGGCTCTTTTGCCTCTCGCTGGTGTGATAGTAAGCCCTGTCATGCATCTTTCATCATTTCGTTCTTCCTCATCTCCACACCTTTCACTCAACGTAATTCAGCTCTTAGGTCCCACCATTAGTGTCATTTTGTTACTTGGGTATTAGTTTCCTTTGTCCTACGCCTCATCAGCAGACTTAAGTGCATCGCTTTCTTCAAAATGTCTACACCGTTCTTTCAGTTCAGTTATAATCTGTGTTTCATAGCTCGTTACTGCCTTGGTTATACACTTTTTTGGACATCGGTTCTCTGCTGGTGTTATTTTTGTTACTCGTgttgcttgttttctttgttctccaGTTCATCTCACTCTAGCTTGTGTTGTATAGCTGTTTTATTACTTTCGTGGCGCTTGTCTTATTATTTTTGTCCTATAGTTCACTCGTCTCGCACTGGTGCTGATTTTCCTTGCCATGTTACTACTTTGGTGACGGTTCTTTTTACCCTTCAGTTCTTTGTCTTCCGCTGCAGATGCGGAGCGCCACCCGGCAAGGCGTGCTCGTGACAGTGGCCGGCGGGGACGAGCCTCCAGCCACCCTCGCTGCCGCCCTCTCCACCCGCGCCTGCCGCATCGTGAGTTCCCTTACATCCGAAGGAACTAGGTCACTCGTTATTAGGTTTTTACATGGAGGACCGAAATTGCCtccctttttatacttttttgagGCGTGAGGAGGTTACTTTCAATAGTACTCTTTCTTCTGCCGCCAGTAACAGTGACTATTTTAAAGGGTCAGTTTTTGCCGGTCTCTTTCTGTTGATGTTCTTGAGTAGATGAGTGTAATGATAATGAACgtgtttccctcccttcattcattcattcagtattAGACATGCTAGAGGTAGGAGTATTAGGATAGTGTGGCATGTATGTCGTTGTATGTTAACCCATTGAGTTCCTATACATAGTCTTCAAACCATGCAAAAATAGTGAAACTGCTCCTGTATGTATAACTGCATGATAAACCCTGGCTCCGTGTAGACCTCGGTGTATTGTCATGTGTACTTTTCGCGAGGTGCAGGCGACGTCCGTGAAGGAGCAGACTGTAGCAATTAGTATCAGCGTGCCCCACCGTCTGCTGGACACCGCTCACTCCCTGCTGGACCACTACCTGCCCGAGGAAAGAATCACGAAGCAGCAGCCTGGTGAGGGGGGGATCCGTAGTCCATGGGGTGGGTGAGGAGGGCTGGGACGGGGATATGGGTGGGGGAGTTTGTGAGTGGTGGGAGGGGCGAGGAGTCCGTGGGTGATGATGGTAAAGCAGAAAGTTTGATTTAATGCCAATATACTTTCCTCCTTTGTCATGTTTGTGAGCGTTACTTAGACTGCTTGGTTCCATGATGGGTTCTGGGGTTTTGCTTTGGTTATCATTTGAAGTAAAAGTATGTTAAGATGTACTGTCAAAACCATACCTTGCTATacgttatatattattattttgagtAATTCAGGTGCACGGTTTTGTTATTAATCTATCTGAAGATGGCATGGGCTTTGGATTGGTCATTAGCAGCATCTCACATTCAGCGATTTTTTAAACTATACCGGCAGTAGATAGGATATTAGTTTTAGTTACCAGTGTGGAAAAGAGAATGGTACCCAGCTGTGAGTTTAGTGTGTTGGCCGCTTGAAACAACAAACGGTGATATTGCTGGGAAGAAAAGTTGATAAAAGCTGCCTGAAAACGCACCGCCTGAAGATGACAGTTAAAAGCTTGACAAAagtactcttccttctccccagtCGAGCGCCAGGACGGCATGGTGGTGAAGACTGTTGCCCTGGCCACCAAGACCTCCCGCCGCCTCTGCTGCGCCGCCCACGACCGCCTACACGCCTCCTGTCCCCTCGATCCGACGCCCTCCCATCTGGTGGTAAGTCGGGGAAAGCATTTGCTGGTGGGGGCGGGGGTGTCACGCGCTTTTATTCTAAGGGTTGGGCTTCAATTTCTGGCACTCGCGGTTGCACATTTTAAGATGGGTTGCTTTGTGGAGGGACATGAAAACAGTAAGGCTGAGCACAACTGTTTAATTTATAGGGGACTAGTGGCAGCTGTCTCATAAGGGAGAAACGGAAGAATGGAGTCTTATTTCTTTTAAATGTAGGATCTAATCATACATCACGAcagccattataaataaaattcgcctgctccactaaTGGACAGGGGCCGCCCAAGAGACCCCTCAGAAAAGCCTACCGGTGTTATAGGCagcaatacaagaaaaaaaaatccctttaaGTAGTGAGTAAGAAGTCTCCTCGCCAGATGGAGTGCTTGCAGATGATAAGCCGAAAGTGCCCCGGGAGGCTTGTCTGGggttggcagcagcagcagccggtggtgatgttggtgttgatcTTGCTGCCCCTGAGGCTGACCTGGGCCACCGCACGCATCCTCCTGGGCGCCGTCACGATACTCGCCGAAGAGCTCAGCGCCACGTGGATGAAACTGGTCAGTGGACGGCTCTGAAATGTTGTCAGCATTGCTAAAATATTTTTTGTGGCTTATGCACATACCTGTATATGTAGTGTACCAAATCTCAATGTGTATGAATGTAACGAGTTGGTGAACTTTGTAACCTTGAACATACAGATTCTGGTTATTCATTTTCCATTTAATTTATTAACAAGAAATGTGACTCCACCTTCCCACGGGGCTAAATGTGATTGGTCTTGTTTGGTGCCACTGTTAAAATCGGGAATTTTAAATTATGCAACTATAATCATAACTGCTATTTTTGGCAACTTTCCACTAATTTAATTAACTTCGTCATATTTTCAGTGATACTCGGAGATAGGAtgcttcttgtttgtttttctattagTTAttattctaattattattattaatgttgttattACTACCTCCTCGTGCCTGCAGAAGCCCCTTGGCCAGGCTACGGTGGAGCAGGAGAATGGCGAGAAGCATTGTGGCCTGGCTGCGATGGAGCAAAAGAATGGCGAGCGGGCCCACACAGATTAATCTATCTTCggaatatataataataaaatttaATGTATAGAAAAGTTCATTAGTGTAATTTATGTAAAAGTTCATTAGTATTTATGATTTTCCAACCTGAATCGGATTAGTCTactgtttgtaaaaaaaaaaaggcaatttCTAATATTAAATATTGCAACAGTCCCATGTCCATGTTCTAATCCGGCTGGTGGGACAAATACAAAGATATGTACAGGAGTTAAGGGATGCACGGTCTGTAGTGTATACACATGTTTTGTTCCTCGTTGTTTGTATTTGGGGTTATATCCTCGAGAACAAAAGTTTAGTCATAAAGATTCGATAACCAGACGTCATTCATTTCCATTAATTCGTGCTGATTCCCGTCTTGTACGGGATTCCTACCAAAAATGTATTGCGTGAATTGCGTGATTTATActtcatggtataaatcaacaaagaatgaccactTTGTTGCATAGGAAGTTTCATCAGTAAGGTAGCATATATGAACCGAGTCAAGAcactgtagtaactgtttggggtttatTAGGTTTTGTTacattaagtttagggtatcttcaaacacaatagccagcaccttatggtataaatcaacaactgaatgacctcactttgttgtatagaaagtctcattagtaaggaagtatatatgaattttgaGTCTAGACCTATATATAGTAACTGGTTttgctatgttatgttaggttaagttagcgtATCTTCAAacccatgatagccagcaccttatggtataagtcAAAATGACCACTTTTTTGTATGgagagtctcattagtaaggaagcatatacgaaTTTTCTGAGTCGAGACCTTTAGTAACTTTGGTTATttgttaggttaaggttagggtatcttcaaacacatgatagccagcatcttatggtataaaagaacaaagaatgacctcactttcttgtatagaaagtttcattaataaggaagcatatatgatttttttgagtcaagatctatagtaactgtttcggttttgttaggttaagtttagggtatcttcaaacacatgatagccagcaccttatggtataaatcaacaaagaataacctcactttgttgtatagaaagtctcattagtaaagaagcatagatgaatttcctgagtcaagacctgtagtaactgtttggggtcttGCTagcttatgttaggttaagtttagggtatcttcaaacacatgatagccagcaccttatggtataaatcaacaaagaataacctcactttgttgtatagaaagtctcattagtatggaAGCATATATCAGTTTTCTGAGTCgtgacctatagtaactgtttggggatttgttaggttaagtttagggtgtcttcaaacacatgatagccagcaccttatggtataaatcgaCAAAAAAGAACCTGACCGTTATACTATAGAAAGTctaattagtaaggaagcatatgtgaattttctaGTCAAGACCTATAGCAACTGTTTGGGGTCTTgctaagttatgttaggttaagtttagggtatcttcaaacacatgatagccagcaccttatggtataaatcgacaaagaataacctcactttgttgtatagaaagtctcattagtaaggaagcatatgtgaattttctagtcaagacctatagtaactgtttggggctcTGTTATCTATGTATGATTCCATCCTCTCCCGATGGTTATGACCGGACTTGCAGTAGGGCTGAATTACACTTCTTTAAATTAATCCTGCCCAGAGAGAGAAATGAGTTAGTGGCCGAGGGGAGTAAGCGGCAAGAAGTTTGAGTTGGTCCTGTACTCTGGTTTTCTTtggtagttttttttatagttttgaggGAGACTATTATTAAGTTCGTGTAATTGAACTGAAAGGTATctatattatctttattatctgcTGCGCTGCATGTCAACAAGCACAAAAATATGAGTGGGACGTTGCATGTTTTGTGTATACCGTACAAAACTTAATTCATGTATAGTGTTTATGCGCAAGGCGTTAGTCGGACGTTTGCATGGCAGCATCTGGTACAAAGTAAAGACAGGAGTGGCTGGTTTTCCTTTAGTGGAGAAaactttcctttgttccttcatgGTTGTTCCTGGACCAGCAAGTTCTGCCTGTCTCCCCTTGAGGCTCCCCCGTGGCTGGCCGGGCTGGGGCGAG of Eriocheir sinensis breed Jianghai 21 chromosome 2, ASM2467909v1, whole genome shotgun sequence contains these proteins:
- the LOC127000779 gene encoding uncharacterized protein LOC127000779 — encoded protein: MMASNEVSAEWPAFPTRLMALPAVSEACDLALHLYSMSKEYRVVGMALGVAESTLKSAATVAVPMTTPLLGYVERLKPLDDWACLWLDAVEKMMPAINKPTGEMRSATRQGVLVTVAGGDEPPATLAAALSTRACRIATSVKEQTVAISISVPHRLLDTAHSLLDHYLPEERITKQQPVERQDGMVVKTVALATKTSRRLCCAAHDRLHASCPLDPTPSHLVMECLQMISRKCPGRLVWGWQQQQPVVMLVLILLPLRLTWATARILLGAVTILAEELSATWMKLKPLGQATVEQENGEKHCGLAAMEQKNGERAHTD